The stretch of DNA TGCGGATGGTTTCTGTCATGACACCACTTTCTGGGAGGCAGCGGGCTGCTGTTGGGTGATGCAGTGGATCCCCCCGCCGCGGGCAAAAAGCTTGCGCGCGTCGATGGCGACAATACGCCGTCCGGGGTAGGCCTCCGCCAGGATCTGCAGGGCCTTGTCGTCCTGGGGGTCGTTGAAGCTGCAGGCGATGACGCCGCCGTTGACCACCACGTGATTGATGTAGCTGTAGTCCACAAAGCCCTCATCGTCCCGCAGGGTTTCGGGGGCGGGGACCTCGATGATCTTCCACTGCCGGCCGGCGGCGTCGGTGGTGCCCCGGAGGAAGTCGATGATTTCCCGGGAGACCTCGAAATCGGGGTGTTCCGGGTTTTCCTGGGAGTGGACCAGGAGCGTGCCGGGCGAGGGGATCGCGGCCACAATATCCACGTGGCCGCGGGTGCCGAACCGCTCCGAGTCCCGGGTCAGGCCGCGCGGCAGCCACACCACATGGGTGGCGCCGATGGTGCGGGCAAGTTCCCGCTCGACGTCGGCCCGGCTGAGGTCCGGATTGCGTCCGGGATCCAGCTGCACGGTTTCCGTCACCAGCACCGTTCCCTGGCCGTCCACCTGGATGCCGCCGCCCTCGTTGACCAGTGCTGACACGATGTGCCGGGCTGCGGAGCGGCCGGCCACCTCGCCGGCGATCAGCGCGTCCTTGTCCCACTGCGCCCAGTCCTGGCCGCCCCAGCCGTTGAACACCCAGTCCACGGCACCGAGCCGGCCGTCGCCGTCCAGGACGAACGTGGGCCCGATGTCGCGCATCCATGCATCATTCAGCGGGGCGGCGAGCACCTCAACGTCAGGGTGCAGGTAGGCGGCGGCCGTGCCGACGTCGTCGGGATCCACCACCATGGTGACCGGCTGGAACTCGACGGCGGCGTTCGCCACGGCAGCCCAGGTGGACCTGGCAGCATGGGCGGCCTCCGCGGATTCGCCGAGCGTGTAGCCGCCAGCCGGGAAAGCCATCCACAGCCGCTCCTGGCGGGCAGTTTCGGCAGGCATCCGCCACTGCCCGGTGCTGGCTGCGGCCTGCTGCAGCGCGGTCATGAGCAGGCCTCTGCGAAGCCGCGCTCGCCGCCCAGGAGTTCGTTCGGGCGGACGGGTTCGGTGAGGCGGGCGTAGGTGTCCGGGCGGCGGGTGGCCAGGAACGGGAACAGGGTCAGCCAGTCCTTCCGCTGGTCCAGGTCGAGGTCGGCCACGAGGACCGCGGACTCGTCCCGCGGCGCTTGGGCAAGGATCCGGCCGTAGGGATCGGAGATGAAGGACGAGCCGTAGAAGTTCAGGGTCCCTTCGCTGCCCCACCGGTTCGGGGCGATCATGAACAGGCCGTTGGCAATGCCGTTGCCCACGATGACCTGCTGCCACAGCGGCTGGGTGTCGAAGTCCGGGTGGTCCGGTTCGGAGCCGATCGCGGTGGGGTAGACCAGGATTTCCGCCCCGCCCAGGGAGTACAGCCGTGCGACCTCGGGGAACCATTCGTCCCAGCAGGTGGGCATTCCCAGCCGGGCGCCGCCAAGTTCCGCGGGAGCGTGGACTTCATAGGCGTCGGCGGCGGCCGGTCCCTGGCGGAAGAACTTGTCCTCGTAGTATCCGGCGGTGACGGGGATGTGGAGCTTGTGCGTCCGGGCCAGGAGCTCTCCTTCAGGGGAGACCAGGATGGCGGTGTTCAAGCCCAGGCCGTCGTCCGTGCCGTCCGGGTCTCCCGCGCGCTGGTACAGGGACGCATGCACGGATACTCCGTGGCGGCGGGCAGCATCGGCGGCGAAACGGAAGGTGGGGCCGGTGAGCAGGTCTTCGGCGGTGTCCGAGGGCCGGGTTCGGGTGGGGCCTTCGGACGGGTCGTTGTGCGGGCGGGTGTCTGCCGGGTAGCGCGAAAGCGTCAACTCCGGCAGGAAGACCACGGAGGCTCCCAGCCGTGCGGCCCGGCCGATGCCCTCGTCCAGTTCGGCCTCGACGGCGGCGCTGTCCGCTTGCCACCGGTGCTGGACCACGCCGACGCGCAGGGAGGGCCGGGCGGACGGCGTTGTCCGGGCCAGGGAAGCGGGTGCGCCGAGGCAGGAAATTTCAATCATGTTTGCTACTCCAGTGAGACGACGGTCACTAAATGAATGACGTTCATTTAGTATGAGGTGCGACGGGCGCGGATGCAAGGGGAAATATGAATCACGTTCTTTTATGTCGGCTGATGGGGAGTTAGTAAGCTCACTGAGAAATTGCCGTACGCCCCTCTGTTGCTCGATGAAGGGCTGGTAGCGTCGGGATTACTGGACCAATCGAGGAGGATGCATGAAAGCTTCACCGACACTGACCAACAACCTGCAGGCTGTGCTCGCGGACCTGATCGAACTGCACATCCAGGGCAAGCAGGCCCACTGGAACATCGTGGGAACCAACTTCCGTGACCTTCACCTGCAGTTGGATGAGATCGTGGACGCCGCCCGCCAGTTTGCCGATGATGCTGCCGAGCGGATGCGGGCACTGCACGCCCTGCCGGACGGGCGCAGTTCCACCGTGGCTGAATCCACCAGCCTCGCTCCTTTTCCCGAGGGCCTCATCAGTACCAAGGACGCCATCGAGCGCATTGTTGCCGCCCTTGAGGCTGCGGTAGGCACCATGCGCAAGGTCCATGACGAGGTGGACGAGGAGGATCCCACGACGGCGGACCTCCTGCACGAGTTCATTGCCAAACTCGAGCAGTTCGCATGGATGGTCAATGCCGAGACCATGAAGGCCACCGCGAGCGTCACCGCCCCGGACGCGCAGTAGCCCGTTCCGGCGCACGTAGCTATCCAGCGCCCGGCTCCGGACTTCCTGTCCGGACCCGGGCGCTGCGTTTTGCCGGGAAGTATTCAGGCGGCGTGCTGCCTTATCCGGCCTTGGGCACTTGCCGCAGGACGACGGCGGCAAGTACTGCCGCCGTCGCCATCAGCACCAGCCCGATCGCCGCAGTGACGTGCACACCCGAGTCGAAGGCTGAGCCGGCGGCCTGCCGGACGGCATCCGCCAGGGGAGCAGGCAGTCCCGCTGCCAGGTCCATGGCTCCGGCCAGAGTCTCGCCGGCATGGGCGGTGCCCTGGCCGCCGGCAGCTTCCGCGACGCCGGCCGGCAGATGCAGGTTGTGCTGGTAGGAGGCCGTGAGGATCGAGCCCAGCACCGCGGTGCCCAGCAGGGCGCCCACCTCGTACCCCGTCTCAGAGATAGCCGATGCCGCACCGGATTTTTCCGCCGGCACGCTGCCCAGGATGAGGTCATTGGAGATGGTCTCCGCCGTCCCCACGCCCAGCGCCAGGACCAGCAGCGCTGCGAGCAGGAGCGCCGGCCCGTTGGAATGGCTCCCGAAAGTCACCAGGCTGTACCCGCCGGCGCTCATGCCGAGTCCGGCTGCCACCACAAAGCCGGGACGGACCTTGCGGACCAGGGGCACCACCGCCAGGCCTGCCGCCACGGTAGCCAGCAGCGCCGGAATCATGGCCATTCCTGCGGCCGAAGGGGACATGCCTTCGAGGAGTTGCAGGTGCTGGGCCAGGAAGAGGATAAAGCCGTTGAAGGAGAACAGGGCAAGGACGTTCGCCGTGATGGCCGTGCTGAACACCCGGTTTTGGAACAGGGACATGTCCAGCAAGGGGCTGTCCAGCCGCTGTTGCCGGCGGACGAACGCGGCGCCCATGGCCAGTCCGAAGGCTATGCTTCCCAGGGCCAGGGGTGCCGGTCCCTTGGTGGCGTATTCCTTGATGCCGTAGACCACCGGCACCATGGTCAGCAGCGAGAGCAGGATACTCGGCGCGTCCACCCTGCCCGGCGAGGGGTCCCGGGATTCCGGAATGAACGCCGGGCCGAAAGCCAGCAGCGGCAACATGATGGGCACCGCCACCAGGAGCACCGCTCCCCACCAAAATTGTTCCACGAGCCACCCGCCGAAGATCGGCCCGAGGGCCGCGCCGCCGGAAAACCCGGCCGCCCAGATGGCGATTGCCAGCCGGCGGCGGTTGGGGTCCGGGAAGATGTTGCGGATCAGGGACAGTGTGGAGGGCATCAGCATCGCGCCGAAGAAACCCAGGGCGGCCCGGCCCGCTATCAGCCAGCCGGCAGTGGGGGCGAATGCCGTTGCGGCTGACACTGCCGCGAAGCCGATGCTGCCGATGATCAGGAGCCGGCGCCGTCCGATCCGGTCGCCCAGGCTCCCCATGGCAACGAGCAGTCCCGCCAGCACCAGCGGGTAGGCGTCCACGATCCACAGAAGTTCCACGCCGGAGGTGCCTAGGGCCCGGGCAATCGCCGGCAGGGCAAACGTCAGGGCTGTGTTGTCGACGGCGACGAGCAGGACCGGGAACATCAGCAGTCCCAGGGCAAGCCAGTCGCGCCAGGTGCCCCGGGTTAAATCAGGGTGGCGGGCTGCCGGGGCCTTCAGTGTGGTTCGGTCCTGCTGCGGGGTGGAGAAAGCGGTCATCCAATTAACTATACCGTCCAGACGGTACAGTTAAGAAACGGGATCCGGACAATGCATGATTGGAACCATGGCCAGAAAACCCGTTGCGCGAGATGCAGTCCTCGATGCCTTTGAAGAACTCCTGATCGACGTGGGGGAGCGCGCCGCCACCCTGGACGCGGTGGCGAAACGGGCAGGTGTCTCCAAAGGCGGGCTGCTGTACCACTTCCCCAACAAGGAGGCGCTGATCGCGGCGACCCTTGAGCGGCTGGACCGCCTGGCGGGGGAGGATCTGGGCGTCATGGAATCCGCGCCCGAAGGCGCGGCGGCCTATTTCATCCGGTCATCGCTCTGGTCCGACACCCCCATGGACAGGTCCTTCGTGGCCGCCACGCGCCTCGCTGAAGTGGCCCACGAGGAGGCCCGCCGCCGCTTCGCCGCCATCCAGCGGCAATGGCTGGAGCTCATCGGCAGGGATGTGGGCCCGGCAATGGCAAAGGCCGTGCTGTACATGGGGGACGGGCTGTACTTCAACGCCATGTGGGAGAGCGGGCCGTCCGGAAAGGCCGGCAACCGGCAGGCCGAGGTGGACGAACTCCTGGCCGCCGTCGAGCGGCTCAGGGGCTAGCAGCCATTTGCTCCACGGCTGGCGGCATAGGAGAATTGGTCAATGTACGGGCCGCCTCCGGGCTCCCGTGACAACCCAAATGAATAGCCTTTGATCTGCGGCGGGAGAGTTCTGCCAGAAGGTACAAGCAGGCGCCGTAGGAGCAATACCTCCCCAGGAATCTCACAGGCCCATGTACCGCCGCGGCGAGGCACCTCTGGAAAGCAGCACGCTGTCCGCCCCGGTATCCGGTCCCGGATACTTGGACTGCCGTGCTCACCGACGGTGCAAGCGGGGCCGGCGAAAGCAGGCACCGCGGAAACTCTCAGGTCCAGTTACAGAGCGGGGAGGACCCGAATCGATGTGGCGTACCCTTCGCCGCCTTAGTTATGGAGTTCCTCGTGACTGTTTCTCCGGCCCCCGCCTCCCCGGCCCCCGTCGCTCCGGCCGCCACTGCGCCGGCTGCCACCTTTGTTGACCGTCACATTGGCGCCCGCCGCCAGGCTGACGTCGACACCATGCTCAAAGCCGTGGGCTACGACACCGTGGACGCACTGGTTGACACCGCGGTGCCCAAGGACATCCGCCAGGATTCGGCACTGGAACTGGCTGGCGCCCTGAGCGAGGTGGAGGCGCTCGCCGAACTTCGCAGGCTGGCCGCGAAGAACAAGACCGCGGTGCAGATGATTGGCCAGGGTTATTACGACACGGTGACGCCGCCGGTGATCCGCCGCAACATCCTTGAGGGTCCGGCCTGGTACACCGCCTACACGCCCTACCAGCCCGAGATCTCCCAGGGCCGCCTCGAAGCGCTGCTGAACTTCCAGACCATGGTCCAGGACCTCGTTGGCCTGCCCATCGCCAACGCCTCCCTGCTGGACGAAGCCACGGCAGTGGCCGAGGCCGTGCTGATGATGCGCCGGGCGAACAAGAACAAAGAGGCGCACGACGGCAAGACGGTGCTGGATGCCGACTGCCTGCCGCAGACCATTGCCATCGTCAAGGGCCGCGCCGAGGCGCTGGGCTTCGAGGTGGAGGTCGCTGACCTCACCCAAGGCCTTCCCGACGGCGTCATCAACGGCGTGGTGCTCCAGCAGCCCGGCGCCTCCGGCCGGGTATTCGACCACAGCGCAGTGATTGCCAACGCCAAGGAGCGCGGCGCACTTGTCACCGTCGCCGCGGACCTCCTCGCGCTGACCCTCATCACTCCTCCGGGCGAGCAGGGCGCGGACATCGCCGTCGGATCGGCGCAGCGCTTCGGCGTCCCGCTGTTCTACGGCGGCCCGCACGCAGCCTACATGGCCGTGCAGAAAGGCCTGGAACGCTCCATGCCCGGCCGACTGGTGGGTGTCTCCAAGGACTCCGCGGGCGTCCCGGCCTACCGCCTTGCCCTGCAGACCCGCGAGCAGCACATCCGCCGCGAGAAGGCCACCTCCAACATCTGCACGGCCCAGGCGCTCCTGGCCATCGTGGCCTCAATGTACGCCGTGTACCATGGCCCCGAGGGCCTGAAGGCTATCGCCCGGTCCGCCCACGCCCATGCCGCGACGCTCGCCACCTCCCTGAAGGCCGCCGGCTTCGACGTCCTGCACACCAGCTTCTTCGACACCGTCACGGTCTCCGTTCCGGGCAAGGCCGCAGGCATCGTCGCAGGCGCTGAGGCCCGGGGCATCAACCTGCGCAGCATCGACGCGGACACGGTGGGCTTCTCCACCGATGAAACCACGACGCCGACCATTGTCGACGCCGTCCTTGAAGCCTTTGGTGCCCGGCTGGCCGAGGTTACGGACGCGTTTGGCCTGGACGCCGCCGTCGAGCGTTCCTCCGACTTCCTGCAGCACCCGGTGTTCAACACCCACCGGTCCGAAACGCAGCTGCTGCGCTACATCAGGAAGCTCAGCGACCGCGACCTGGCGCTGGACCGCACCATGATCCCGCTGGGTTCCTGCACCATGAAGCTGAACGCGACGGCCGAAATGGAAGCCATCTCCTGGCCCGAGTTCGCGTCCATCCACCCGTTCGCCCCGGATTCCCAGACCGAAGGCTGGCGCGAGCTGATTGCGGACCTGGAAGCCCAGCTGACCGAGATCACCGGGTACGACCAGGTGTCCATCCAGCCCAACGCCGGCTCACAGGGCGAACTCGCCGGCCTGCTGGCCATCCGCGGCTACCACCACTCCCGGGGAGACCAGCAGCGCAACGTCTGCCTGATCCCGGCTTCGGCCCACGGCACCAATGCTGCCTCGGCTGTCCTTGCGGGCATGAAGGTTGTTGTGGTAGCCACGGCTGCTGACGGCACCATCGACCACGCCGACCTCTACGCCAAGATCGAGGCCAACAAGGATGCCCTGTCCTGCATTATGATCACTTACCCGTCCACGCACGGCGTGTACGACGCCGACGTGCGCGAAGTCTGCGACGCGATCCACGCCGCAGGCGGACAGGTTTACATTGACGGCGCCAACCTCAACGCCCTCGTTGGCCTGGCCCAGCCGGGCAAGTTCGGCGGCGACGTGTCCCACCTGAACCTCCACAAGACGTTCTGCATCCCGCACGGCGGCGGCGGACCCGGCGTCGGCCCCGTTGCTGCCAAGGCGCACCTGGCCCCGTTCATGCCCGGAAACGCGGCCACCTGGACCGAAGGCAACGACGTCCCGATCTCCGCGTCCAAGTACGGCTCCGCCGGCGTGCTGCCCATTTCCTGGGCCTACGTGAAGCTGATGGGTGGCCAGGGACTTACCGAAGCAACCAAGTCTGCCCTGCTCGCCGCGAACTACATCGCCGCCCGCCTGAACGACTTCTTCCCGGTCCTGTACACGGGAGAAGGCGGCCTGGTGGCGCACGAGTGCATCCTGGACCTGCGCGAGCTGACGGCCAAGACGGGTGTCACCGCCGAGGACGTGGCCAAGCGCCTCATCGACTACGGCTTTCACGCTCCCACCCTGGCGTTCCCCGTTGCGGGGACCCTGATGGTGGAGCCCACCGAGTCCGAGGACCTCGGCGAGATGGACCGCTTCATCGAGGCCATGATCTCCATCCGCGCCGAAATTGACCAGGTGGCGCACGGTGAGTTCTCCGTGACTGACAGCCCGCTGCGCAATGCCCCGCACACCGCGGCGGCCGTCATCAGCAGCGACTGGGACCGCGCCTACCCGCGCGAGCAGGCCGTGTTCCCGGTGAAGTCGCTCAAGCAGGACAAGTACTTCCCGCCGGTTGGGCGCATCGACGGCGCGGCCGGCGACCGGAACCTGATCTGCTCCTGCCCGCCGCTTTCCGAGTTCGAGAACTGAGGGCCCGGGCCATGACTGAGAAGTACACCGCTCTTTACGAGGAGCACAAGAAGCTGGGAGCCTCCTTTACCGACTTCGGCGGCCGGCAGATGCCCCTGAAGTACAGCTCCGAGCTCGCCGAGCACCACGCCGTCCGCAAGAGCGCCGGGCTGTTCGACCTGTCCCACATGGGCGAGGTCTGGGTGACCGGCCCGGATGCGGCGGCGTTCCTGGATTATGCCCTCGTGGGAAAGATTTCCGCCATGCCGGTGGGCAAGGCAAAATACTCCCTCATCTGCAACGAGGCCGGTGGCATCATCGACGACCTCATCACGTACCGCCAGCCCACAGCTGCCGACGGCACCGACGTTTTCCTTGTGGTTCCTAACGCGGGCAATGCCGGAGTGGTGGCTGCTGCCCTGGCCGGGCGGGCTGAAGGATTTGATGCCCAGGTCGACGACGCCTCCGCAGCCACCTCCCTGATCGCGGTCCAGGGCCCGAAAGCGCAGGAGCTGCTGCTCCGCCTGGTCCCCGCCGCCCAGCACGGCCTGGTGACCGAGCTGAAGTACTACGCCGCAGTGGAGGTTCCGATCCTCGTCGGCGGTACCGGACTGGACCTGCTGCTCGCCCGCACCGGCTACACCGGCGAGGACGGGTTCGAGATCTTTGTGTCCGACGACCACGCCGTCGGCCTGTGGCAGGCGCTCGTCGCCATCGCGGACGACGGGGAGCTGACGCCCGCGGGCCTCGCCTGCCGCGACTCCCTCCGGCTCGAAGCGGGGATGCCCCTCTACGGGAACGAGCTCTCCCTGGAGGGTGACCCGTTCGCAGCAGGCCTGGGACCCGTCGTCGCACTGTCCAAGGAAGGCGACTTCGTGGGCAAGGCCGCACTGGCCGCCAAAAAGGAAGCAGGCGCCGGCAGCACCACCGGGCGCAGGCTCGTGGGGCTCAAGGGATTGGGCCGCCGCGCCGGCCGCGCCCACTACCCGGTCCTCAAGGATGGCAACGTCGTCGGCGAAGTCACTTCCGGCCAGCCCTCGCCCACCCTTGGCTATCCCGTGGCCATGGCCTACGTCGACGTTGAGCTCACCGGACCCGGCACGGCACTGGACATCGATCTCCGCGGCAAAGCAGAGCCCTTCGAAGTCGTCGACCTCCCGTTCTACAAGCGCACCAGGTAGTTTCCGGTTTTTGGTTGCGTCCGGTCCCAGCGGACCGGACTTTTCACGCGTGCTGCTCCTTCGTCGCTTTGACGCACGCTTTCGAAAAGCCCGGCTCCGCCGGGCCCTCAAGGTCACGTCACCACCTCGGTGGTTGAGCCTGTCGAAACCTTCGGGTTGCGTCCGGGCCCGTCGGGTTCGGCCTCCTCTGCGTGCTCGGTCGCGAAGACGCCCGCTGCGCGGACGTGACGCTCCCTTAGACGCACGCTGCCGGAGGCCGCACCCGAAGGGGCCCGCAAAGCTCACCACCCCCGGTGGTTGAGCCTGTCGAGACCCGAGGGGTGCGTCCGGGCCCGCCGGACGGGACTTTTCACGCGTGCTGCTCCTTCGTCGCTTTGACGCACGCTTTCGAAAAGCCCGGCTCCGCCGGGCCCTCAAGGTCAGGTCACCTGCGAGCATGGGGCCACGCCGTCCGGGTTCCCTGGCCGAGCTTGCGAGGTCAGGGAGACGGTGGGGAGTACGCGGAGGAATTCGGCCACCCACCACCAACCCAGCCACAAAGATTTGCACCACAGTTTCAAGAAGCAAAGGAAAAACACATGGCTAAAGTTGCCGCTGAATTGCAGTACTCCGACGAGCACGAGTGGGTGGCCCGGGAGGATGGAAACCTGGTTTCGATCGGGATTTCCGCTGTCGCAACGGATGCGTTGGGCGACATTGTGTACGTGGACCTGCCCGAGGTGGGCTCTGCTGTGACGGCGGGGGAGACCTGTGGCGAGGTGGAATCCACGAAGTCTGTTTCTGATTTGTATTCGCCCGTGACGGGTGAGGTGGTGGAGATCAATACTGGAGTTGTGGATGATCCCGCCCTGATCAACAACGATCCGTACGGAGCCGGCTGGCTCTTCAAGGTAGCTGCCGAATCCGAAGGGCCCCTGCTGTCCGCTCAGGACTACGCGTCCAAAAACGGCGGGGACCTGTAGAACCTTTGCTGTCGGTTCTACAGGTTCAACCACCGGTGATTGAGACTGTCGAAACTCTCGGCAAGCCCAACCACCGACCCCCTTTTAGTTAGGAACTGACCATGGCTGTTGGTGTCTTTGATCTCTTTTCCATCGGGATCGGGCCTTCGAGCTCGCATACGGTGGGGCCGATGCGGGCTGCCGCTGTCTTCGCCGAGGAGCTGAAGTCCACCGGAGCCCTGGACCGGGTGGCGTCGCTGCGGGTTGACCTGTACGGCTCGCTCGCGGCGACCGGCCACGGGCACGGCACCATGACCGCCATCCTGCTGGGGCTGGAGGGCTTCCATCCGGAGCTGATCCTGCCGGAGGAGGTGGAGGAGCGGCTGGCAACGATTGCCGAGACCGGGATCCTGCAGCTGGCCGGTGCCGTGCCCCTGCCGTATGGGGTGAAGGATATGGTGCTGCGGCCGCTGACCATCCTGCCGCGGCACACCAACGGCATGGCCTTCACTATCTTTGATGCCGAGGACGAGATCCTTCACACAGCAACGTTCTTTTCGGTGGGCGGCGGGTTTATCGTCCGGGAGGGCGAGGAGGACGCGGCACAGCAGCAGCTGGAGGAATCCAAGAAGGAACTGCCACTGCCCTTCCGCACAGCGGCGGAACTCCTGGGCCGCTGCCAGAGCAAGGGCCTCTCGATCGCCGACATCATGCTGGTCAACGAGAAGGCCTCCCGCTCGGAGGAGGACATCCGCGAAGGCCTGCTGCACATCTACTCGGTGATGGAGGGCTGTGTGCAGACCAGCCTGAAGCGCGACGGCGTGCTGCCCGGGGGGCTGAAGGTCCGCCGTCGGGCGCCGGACTGGTACGACCGGCTGAAGAAGGAAAGCTCACGGCCGGACGCTGAGGGCCAGGACCAGGAGTTCCATGACCCGAAGTATTGGCAGGAGTGGGTTAACTTGATTGCCCTGGCGGTGAATGAGGAGAACGCGTCGGGCGGCCGGGTGGTCACCGCACCCACGAACGGGGCCGCGGGGATTATTCCGGCGGTGCTGTACTACGCGCTGCACTTTGCCCCGGGGATGGAGAACGCCAGCCAGGAGGACCGCGACGACGTGGTGGTCAGGTTCCTGCTCGCTGCCGGCGCCGTCGGGGTGCTGTACAAGGAGCAGGCGTCCATTTCCGGTGCTGAGGTGGGCTGCCAGGGCGAGGTGGGCTCGGCGTCGTCCATGGCCGCGGCAGGCCTGGCCGAGGTGATGGGCGGAACCCCTGCCCAGGTGGAGAACGCCGCGGAGATCGCGATGGAGCACAACCTGGGCCTGACGTGCGATCCGATCGGCGGGCTGGTGCAGGTGCCCTGCATCGAACGGAACGCGATCGCTGCGGCGAAGGCGATCAACGCGGCGAAGATGGCCCTCTGGGGCGACGGCTCCCACCGGGTCTCGCTCGATGAAGTGATCGTGACCATGCGCGAAACCGGCAAGGACATGAGCTCCAAATACAAGGAAACGGCCATGGGCGGCCTCGCCGTCAACGTAGCTGTGTGCTAGCGGCGGCCTTAGCCCAGGCCGCGGTGACGGGCCCGGTCAGTTGTTGAGGGCAACCCACCAGTTCAGCGTGCCGGCGAACACCAGCCAGGACACGTACGGCAGCAGAAGCAGGCCTGCCATGCGGCTGATGGGGCCGAAGGACAGTACCGCCACCGCGACGGCGGCGATCAAGGCAACGATGATGGCCAGCGCCAACCACAGAGCAGCTCCGCCGATAGCGGGATAAAGCCCGAAGAATACCGGGGTCCACGCAAGGTTCAGAGCCAATTGGATTCCGTAAACCTTCAAAGCGCGCGGGGTCCCCGGGGCATGCTTCCGCCAAACCAGCCAGGCGGATACGGCCATCGCCGTGTACAGAAATGTCCAGACCGGGCCGAAGATCCAGTTGGGCGGCGACCAGGGAGCCTTGTCCGCAGTGGCATACCAGCCGTTCACGCTGTTGAACGTGGCCAGTGACCCGAGACCCGCAACGACGAACGACGCTGCCAGGAAGCCAGCCAACACCAGGACCTGCCTGCCGGTGCCCGGCCGTTCCGCATCCTTGGTCCGGGCTGGTTTCACTTCTCCGGGATACGGCTGCATGCCTCAACCCTTGCCAGGACCCTTGCTGGAGTCAAGGCAACAGGCCCGTCCGCAGCAGCGGCAAAAGGGCGCCGGCCCCACCCCGCTGAAAAGGCCCCGCGCCGGCAGGCTTTAGACTTGAGGCTGCATGTCCGCACGCAGCCACGAGTACAGAACCGCGCACAACCCCCGATTGGACACGGCCCCCTTGCGAGAATTCAC from Pseudarthrobacter siccitolerans encodes:
- the gcvH gene encoding glycine cleavage system protein GcvH, whose protein sequence is MAKVAAELQYSDEHEWVAREDGNLVSIGISAVATDALGDIVYVDLPEVGSAVTAGETCGEVESTKSVSDLYSPVTGEVVEINTGVVDDPALINNDPYGAGWLFKVAAESEGPLLSAQDYASKNGGDL
- the gcvT gene encoding glycine cleavage system aminomethyltransferase GcvT; this translates as MTEKYTALYEEHKKLGASFTDFGGRQMPLKYSSELAEHHAVRKSAGLFDLSHMGEVWVTGPDAAAFLDYALVGKISAMPVGKAKYSLICNEAGGIIDDLITYRQPTAADGTDVFLVVPNAGNAGVVAAALAGRAEGFDAQVDDASAATSLIAVQGPKAQELLLRLVPAAQHGLVTELKYYAAVEVPILVGGTGLDLLLARTGYTGEDGFEIFVSDDHAVGLWQALVAIADDGELTPAGLACRDSLRLEAGMPLYGNELSLEGDPFAAGLGPVVALSKEGDFVGKAALAAKKEAGAGSTTGRRLVGLKGLGRRAGRAHYPVLKDGNVVGEVTSGQPSPTLGYPVAMAYVDVELTGPGTALDIDLRGKAEPFEVVDLPFYKRTR
- a CDS encoding TspO/MBR family protein, translating into MQPYPGEVKPARTKDAERPGTGRQVLVLAGFLAASFVVAGLGSLATFNSVNGWYATADKAPWSPPNWIFGPVWTFLYTAMAVSAWLVWRKHAPGTPRALKVYGIQLALNLAWTPVFFGLYPAIGGAALWLALAIIVALIAAVAVAVLSFGPISRMAGLLLLPYVSWLVFAGTLNWWVALNN
- a CDS encoding L-serine ammonia-lyase, encoding MAVGVFDLFSIGIGPSSSHTVGPMRAAAVFAEELKSTGALDRVASLRVDLYGSLAATGHGHGTMTAILLGLEGFHPELILPEEVEERLATIAETGILQLAGAVPLPYGVKDMVLRPLTILPRHTNGMAFTIFDAEDEILHTATFFSVGGGFIVREGEEDAAQQQLEESKKELPLPFRTAAELLGRCQSKGLSIADIMLVNEKASRSEEDIREGLLHIYSVMEGCVQTSLKRDGVLPGGLKVRRRAPDWYDRLKKESSRPDAEGQDQEFHDPKYWQEWVNLIALAVNEENASGGRVVTAPTNGAAGIIPAVLYYALHFAPGMENASQEDRDDVVVRFLLAAGAVGVLYKEQASISGAEVGCQGEVGSASSMAAAGLAEVMGGTPAQVENAAEIAMEHNLGLTCDPIGGLVQVPCIERNAIAAAKAINAAKMALWGDGSHRVSLDEVIVTMRETGKDMSSKYKETAMGGLAVNVAVC